TAGCAAAAATCTCCTCTATTAAGGGGCTACTATACGATAGAGTTCCAAACTCGGAATTTCCCTCAATCCTCCCTTTCTCTATACTTGCATAGAAACCTCTAGAACACCAATGAGATTCTTAAGGACGCCGAAACCTGCTGGCGGCTGAACGAGGCTCAATACTAGTAAGATGCACCGTAGAGTGGGGGCATGAGTAAGCAAGATCAGTGGGGAGTTTTTAGATTTCTTGGCACTTGTCTTACCTAGCCTAGTGGTCCCTTAAATTAAATGTGCTCAAAAGGTTACCCCGTGCAGTTTTTTGTGGTGGGGTTTAAGAAACTGCTATAACCGTAGCGAACCCTGTAATCGGGGCGATAAAACAAGGAGAAAACGGCATGCGGGCTGCAATTTATCGTAAGGGGTCGCTGGTGGTAGATACTCTACCAGATCCTAGGCCGGAAGCCGGTCAGGTGGTGGTGAAAACATTATCCTGTGGCATTTGCGGGTCGGATCTTCACGCCCTCCATCATGCCATGCACATGGTCGATGTCTCACGTCGCAGTGGTCAGGGGACTGTTTTTGATGCGGAGCGCGATGTGGTGTTTGGTCATGAGTTTTGCGCCGAGGTGCTGGACTTCGGTCCTGATACGGAAAAACGTTTCAAATCTGGTGCTCGAGTTTGTTCTGTTCCTGTGGTGCTGGGTGCTCAGGGTGTGGGGACGGTGGGTTATTCTAACGAGTATCCGGGTGGCTATGGTGAGCAAATGGTGCTCAATGAGGCGCTTCTTTTAGAAGTGCCTAATGGTTTATCAAGTAGCAATGCTGCATTAACAGAGCCTATGGCGGTTGGTCTTCATGCTGTAGTCAAGGCAGGCCTTGGGGAGGACGATGTTCCATTGGTGATAGGGTGTGGACCGGTGGGGTTGGCAGTTATTGCTACTTTAAAACTAAAGGGGGCTGCTCCTGTTGTGGCGGCTGATTTTTCGCCGGCTCGTCGTCGGCTGGCGGAGATTATGGGTGCAGATATTGTCATTGATCCCGGTGAAACCTCTCCATATACGCGCTGGGAGGCGGCGGCATCTCCTGAAGATCCGAACATACCGCCGGTTCTAACGTTAACGGGCTTTAGACCTGCTTTGCGACCGGCGGTGATTTTTGAATGTGTTGGCGTGCCGGGTATGTTGCAGCAGATTATGGAGGGTGCGCCCAAAGATGCACGTGTTGTTGTTGTAGGGGTTTGTATGGAGCACGATTCCATAGAGCCTTTTTTTGCTATCGGTAAGGAATTGAATATGCAATTCGTCTTGGGGTATACACCTGAAGAGTTTGCTGAGACTTTGCATCATGTTGCCGAGGGTAACATTGATGTGAGTCCTATGATTACCGGCAAGACTGGCCTTGAAGGAGTGAGTCAAGCGTTTGATGCGTTGGCCAACCCTGATAATCACGCTAAGATTCTTGTAGAGCCTTGGAGCAAGGAGAGTTTGTCGTCCCTATAATTTTTTCAGGGGGGTTGTATCGTCAATGGCTTCTGTGTGGGAGCAGACAAGACTTCCTCGCTACCATCAAAAACGAAACCACTGCGAATCATAGAGTCGTGCGTGGATATTGCTCCTCTTGTCCCCTTAGGGGTTGAACGCTCTCACTCTGGCCGATAAGCCGCCAACAGGCACAAATGTGGTTTAAGAGAGGATTATAGTCACGGGGGGGTGTTGGGTCTATAATAGGCTCTATGAGGAATAGAGAGAAGTGGCGGACAGGGTTTGGTCGCATCCTCACTATACTAGGGGTGGGGGGCAGCGTTGTTATGGTGCCAGCATCAGCCCATGCTTGTATGATGCATGGGGCGTTTTCTGATTTTTCTATTAGTTATCTTTTAATACTTGAACTGGAGCGGTTTCAGGATCACGCTAGCATCTTTTTAGAACAGGCCGTAGCGGGTAATGGCCGGACCATGACCCCTCTTGCACTCGCTATGATGTTTGGTGTGGGCTATGGCGCTTTGCACGCTCTGGGGCCAGGTCATGGTAAGGCGGTCGTCTCGTCTTGGTTTGTTATGGGCAAGGCGCGGTTCTGGGAGGGGATGCGTATGGCTATAGAGATTGCATTGACCCATGTAGTTTCAGCCATTGTTGTTGTCTTGATTGCAGATATAGTACTCAATCATCTACTGGCTGTTGAAGATGACAACTTTAGGGTTGTTCGTTTGATAAGTTATGGACTCATTACCATCATTGGCCTTGGTCTTTTGGTTCAAGCGATGCGTAAATCTGTAAAGGGTAGGTGTGCTCACACTCATGGGGGGTGTGCTGGCCACGGTTGTGGGGATACATCGCGCCCTTGGTCTAGACGTCTCATTGTGCTGGCGGTAGGGGGAGTTCCCTGCACAGGCGCTATGATTGTTTTACTTATAGCGCTGGCCCATGATGCTATCTTGTTTGGTGTTTTGGTGGTGTTGGGTATTTCGTTTGG
This genomic stretch from Parvularculales bacterium harbors:
- a CDS encoding zinc-binding dehydrogenase — encoded protein: MRAAIYRKGSLVVDTLPDPRPEAGQVVVKTLSCGICGSDLHALHHAMHMVDVSRRSGQGTVFDAERDVVFGHEFCAEVLDFGPDTEKRFKSGARVCSVPVVLGAQGVGTVGYSNEYPGGYGEQMVLNEALLLEVPNGLSSSNAALTEPMAVGLHAVVKAGLGEDDVPLVIGCGPVGLAVIATLKLKGAAPVVAADFSPARRRLAEIMGADIVIDPGETSPYTRWEAAASPEDPNIPPVLTLTGFRPALRPAVIFECVGVPGMLQQIMEGAPKDARVVVVGVCMEHDSIEPFFAIGKELNMQFVLGYTPEEFAETLHHVAEGNIDVSPMITGKTGLEGVSQAFDALANPDNHAKILVEPWSKESLSSL